In Rosa chinensis cultivar Old Blush chromosome 1, RchiOBHm-V2, whole genome shotgun sequence, a genomic segment contains:
- the LOC112174793 gene encoding annexin D3 — translation MSGLRVPEAVPSPEEDCERLNKAFEGFGTDEEAVIWILGHRNASQRRKIRDTYQQLYNKSLIDALQSELSGDFRDAVILWTYDPPERDAKVARDALMKKKKGIKHLKVLVEIACASSPQHLMAVRQVYGSLFECSLEEDIASTLSLPLRKLLLGLVSSYRYDRQVVDSSIASSEASKLYEAIKAKQLDHNHVVSILSTRNMFQLRETFECYKQNYGTSIDENIKSCGSGDLESLLTLVITCIDTPEKHFAQVIKDSVVGLGTDEDSLNRAIVSRAEIDMIKIREEYSKLSKTSLEGDVIDDTSGEYKNFLLTLLGQRF, via the exons ATGAGCGGTCTCAGAGTACCAGAAGCTGTTCCTTCTCCAGAAGAAGACTGTGAGAGACTCAATAAAGCCTTTGAAG GATTTGGAACTGACGAGGAGGCTGTGATATGGATACTCGGACATAGGAATGCAAGCCAAAGGAGAAAAATCAGAGACACTTATCAACAGCTTTACAATAAGTCCCTCATTGATGCTCTCCAATCTGAACTCTCCGGAGATTTCAGA GATGCAGTAATTTTGTGGACATATGATCCTCCTGAAAGGGATGCTAAAGTGGCAAGAGATGCactaatgaagaagaagaaaggaataaAACACCTGAAAGTGCTAGTTGAGATAGCATGTGCATCATCTCCTCAACACTTGATGGCAGTGAGGCAGGTCTATGGTTCACTCTTTGAATGCTCACTTGAGGAGGACATTGCATCCACTCTTTCCCTCCCCCTCAGAAAG CTTCTATTGGGTTTAGTGAGCTCCTACAGGTATGACAGACAGGTAGTGGATTCAAGCATTGCCAGTTCAGAGGCATCGAAGCTATATGAAGCCATCAAGGCAAAGCAATTAGATCACAATCATGTTGTTTCTATACTCAGCACAAGGAATATGTTTCAGCTCAGAGAAACCTTTGAGTGTTACAAGCAAAACTATGGAACTTCCATTGACGAG AACATTAAAAGTTGTGGCAGTGGTGATCTGGAATCTCTCTTGACCTTGGTAATTACTTGCATAGATACACCCGAGAAACATTTTGCACAG GTCATCAAAGATTCTGTGGTTGGGCTTGGGACCGATGAAGATTCTCTGAATAGAGCCATTGTAAGCAGAGCAGAGATTGACATGATCAAAATCAGAGAGGAGTATTCCAAACTGTCCAAAACCAGCCTCGAAGGTGATGTTATAGATGACACATCAGGAGAGTACAAAAACTTCCTGCTGACCCTGCTTGGACAAAGATTCTGA
- the LOC112182905 gene encoding putative disease resistance RPP13-like protein 1 codes for MVAEVFLGAFLQLLLDRLTPHHDLLNLARLHGVDKKLKKWSPALSAIGAVLQDAEDKQLKSEAVKLWLDELKHLAFDMDDILDTFSTELLRRNVMNQQHAWLTSKVRGAKFNFNMNSEIKEISDRLVEISERKDLLGLNYVVNKCSQVWQRPPSSCVLDGPVVGRDDDKRKIVEVLLRDDQPSSVNFHVVAIVGMPGLGKTTIAGHVFNDDAMERFSPKVWVSVSDNFNLVRVTKAILESVTSARCDLEEFSQIQEILSKALASKKFLVVLDDVWNTCDYDLWAKLQSAFRGGALGSKVIVTTRDTQVAKMMRSIEVHNLGCMSDDDCWEVFGQHAFLNVENGRLQSFELFREKVVAKCGGLPLAARVLGGLLGCKEIDEWEEILNSKLWSLCDNSGILPVLKLSYHYLSSNLKRCFAYCSILPNDYEFGERQLILLWMAEGLIQQSHECKQLEDLGSNYFRELLSRSLFQRSSKNHSQFVMHDLVGDLSRWAAGDMCFRLEDKLDVRCSSKVRHSSYIPGQFDGVQKFKEFFEVRHLRTFLPLSLSGRSNYLTRNVTFDLLPKLKYLRALSFNGYQITELPNSIGKLKHLRYLDLSHTQITTLPESTSNLYNLQTLILENCACLKTLPADMRNLTDLRHLNNSVVPSLEEMPVKLGRLTNLQTLSTFVLGKGSKSGISEIGPLLCLQGTLCLSRLENVSDVDDARRADLTGKEGIDSLQLEWRESGERESDVFEMLKPHRKLKVLTVKGYGGLTFSTWTGHPSFSYMTHVKLEHCKNCRFLPPLGQLSSLKELCIKGMSTVESVGLEFYGESSLPFPVLETLEFKDMQKWREWLPRVQDQGIEVFPCLKMVCISGCPILEGRLPENLDLLSKLAIDRCGQLVVSIASYKRLRDLKIHACKMLVHTSGVQFELPEVMELSCISEFRLHMDGFKRDLTKLKNLRITSCEELTSLWKNEDRLLQRPIYEGNSSHSYFVQELKSLQCLHINDCSNLVSFSKVSLPPSLKEIKIERCSSLIRYQIPPNVRSLYIDSCINLESLVGEDKEGEDPSSSFSPCLIQEEASCLEYLSIVNCLSLTTLSSTGQLARGLKHLIISHCHQLESITDSFHVNTFLEEIVIRSCGNLKSLPEGLCDLTNLQVFKIWDCESLVSFPRGGLPTRTSSLKEIEVMNCDNLEALPKDMQNLHCLQSLRISYCDGFAPFLDKGLPSNLTFLEIRNLNSCRPLLEAQGLHRLTSLRALDIRGNDSQLVSFPPDKEMVLPKSLILLHIAGFPNLRHLSSKGFQFLPSLESLQVFSCPKLASIPEEGLPLSLTQLHIFGCPLLVKNCRPGKGQYWHSIARIPFIWIKGDKGEDIFRS; via the exons ATGGTAGCGGAGGTCTTCCTCGGTGCATTCCTTCAGTTACTGCTCGACAGGTTAACTCCTCATCACGATTTGCTCAACTTGGCGCGCCTGCATGGCGTCGACAAGAAACTCAAGAAATGGAGTCCAGCGCTGTCTGCAATCGGAGCGGTGCTGCAGGACGCGGAGGACAAGCAACTGAAGAGCGAGGCTGTGAAGCTATGGCTGGATGAACTCAAACACTTGGCTTTTGACATGGATGACATCTTGGACACCTTTTCCACCGAGCTGTTGCGGCGCAACGTGATGAATCAGCAACATGCGTGGCTTACGAGTAAGGTACGGGGAGCTAAGTTCAATTTCAATATGAATTCGGAGATCAAGGAGATTAGTGATAGGTTGGTAGAGATATCTGAAAGAAAGGACTTGCTTGGGTTGAATTATGTTGTGAATAAATGTAGTCAGGTGTGGCAAAGGCCGCCGAGTTCATGTGTGTTAGATGGGCCTGTGGTTGGTAGGGATGATGATAAAAGGAAGATTGTTGAGGTGTTATTGAGGGATGATCAGCCTAGTAGTGTCAATTTCCATGTGGTTGCCATTGTGGGTATGCCAGGACTTGGAAAGACTACAATTGCAGGTCATGTCTTCAATGATGATGCAATGGAACGGTTTAGTCCCAAAGTATGGGTATCTGTGTCTGATAACTTCAATCTTGTGAGAGTGACAAAGGCAATTCTGGAATCAGTTACATCTGCACGCTGTGATTTGGAGGAGTTCAGTCAAATTCAGGAGATTCTGAGCAAGGCATTGGCAAGTAAAAAGTTTTTGGTTGTTTTAGATGATGTCTGGAACACATGTGACTATGATCTATGGGCAAAGCTGCAGTCTGCCTTTCGTGGTGGAGCATTGGGAAGTAAGGTAATTGTGACAACTCGTGACACACAAGTTGCTAAGATGATGAGATCCATTGAAGTTCATAACTTGGGGTGCATGTCAGATGATGATTGCTGGGAAGTCTTTGGGCAACATGCATTCTTGAATGTTGAGAATGGGAGACTGCAAAGCTTTGAGTTGTTTCGGGAGAAAGTTGTAGCAAAATGTGGTGGGTTGCCCTTGGCTGCAAGAGTCCTTGGTGGTCTTTTAGGCTGTAAAGAGATAGACGAATGGGAAGAAATATTGAACAGTAAATTATGGAGTCTATGTGATAACAGTGGCATTCTCCCAGTATTAAAATTGAGCTATCACTATCTCTCTTCAAATTTGAAAAGGTGCTTTGCCTATTGCTCAATACTTCCAAATGACTATGAATTTGGGGAGAGGCAGTTGATCCTTCTATGGATGGCAGAGGGTCTCATTCAGCAGTCACATGAATGTAAACAACTGGAAGATTTAGGGAGTAACTATTTTCGGGAGCTATTGTCCAGGTCATTGTTTCAAAGGTCCAGTAAAAACCATTCACAATTTGTTATGCATGACCTTGTTGGTGATTTGTCACGGTGGGCTGCAGGAGACATGTGTTTCAGATTGGAGGATAAGCTGGATGTTAGATGTTCTTCAAAGGTTCGCCATTCCTCTTACATTCCTGGTCAATTTGATGGGgttcaaaaattcaaagaattTTTTGAA gTCAGGCATTTGCGGACTTTCTTACCACTTTCACTTTCAGGTCGATCAAATTATCTAACTCGTAATGTTACTTTTGATCTATTACCAAAGTTGAAGTACTTGAGGGCACTCTCTTTTAATGGCTATCAAATAACTGAGTTACCCAATTCTATTGGTAAGCTGAAGCATCTGCGGTACCTTGATCTTTCTCACACACAGATAACAACTTTGCCAGAATCAACCAGCAATCTGTACAACTTGCAGACATTGATATTAGAAAATTGTGCTTGTTTGAAGACACTGCCTGCAGACATGAGGAATCTAACTGATCTGCGGCACCTTAACAATTCAGTTGTACCTTCATTGGAAGAAATGCCTGTGAAACTAGGTAGATTGACTAATCTTCAAACACTGAGTACTTTTGTGCTGGGCAAAGGTAGCAAGTCAGGAATAAGTGAGATAGGTCCTTTATTGTGTCTCCAAGGGACATTGTGCCTCTCAAGATTGGAGAATGTGAGTGATGTTGATGATGCAAGGAGGGCTGACTTGACTGGCAAGGAAGGGATTGATTCATTGCAACTAGAATGGAGAGAATCAGGAGAAAGGGAATCAGATGTTTTTGAAATGTTAAAACCTCATAGGAAGCTCAAAGTGCTCACTGTAAAAGGTTATGGAGGTCTTACATTTTCAACATGGACTGGACACCCTTCATTCTCTTATATGACGCATGTAAAGTTGGAACATTGTAAAAATTGTCGATTCTTGCCTCCACTTGGACAGTTGTCTTCTCTGAAAGAACTTTGTATAAAAGGAATGTCTACAGTGGAAAGCGTGGGTCTTGAGTTTTATGGAGAGAGTAGCCTGCCTTTTCCTGTATTGGAGACCCTGGAGTTCAAGGATATGCAGAAATGGAGGGAGTGGCTTCCTCGGGTGCAAGATCAAGGAATTGAAGTTttcccttgcttgaaaatggTTTGTATCTCTGGATGCCCCATACTGGAGGGGAGATTACCTGAAAACCTTGATCTATTATCGAAGCTTGCCATTGATAGATGCGGGCAATTGGTGGTTTCAATTGCCAGTTATAAACGTCTTCGTGATTTGAAAATTCATGCTTGCAAAATGCTGGTACATACAAGTGGGGTTCAATTTGAGTTACCAGAGGTGATGGAGCTTTCATGTATTTCAGAGTTTAGACTCCACATGGACGGATTCAAGAGAGACTTAACAAAGCTTAAAAATCTGAGAATTACTAGTTGTGAGGAGCTGACATCTTTATGGAAAAATGAGGATAGATTGCTGCAACGTCCGATTTATGAAGGAAACAGCTCTCACTCTTACTTTGTTCAAGAGCTGAAGTCACTTCAATGTCTTCACATAAATGATTGCTCAAATCTAGTTTCTTTTTCAAAGGTTAGCCTGCCACCTTCTCTTAAAGAAATAAAGATTGAGCGGTGCAGTTCTCTTATAAGATACCAGATACCCCCAAACGTAAGAAGTCTATACATCGATTCCTGCATAAACTTGGAATCATTAGTGGGGGAGGACAAGGAAGGTGAGGATCCTTCATCTTccttttctccttgtttgataCAAGAGGAGGCATCCTGCCTCGAGTACTTGAGCATAGTGAATTGTCTATCTCTTACAACCTTATCATCCACAGGCCAGCTAGCCAGGGGACTTAAACATCTTATCATAAGTCATTGTCACCAGCTAGAATCAATAACTGATAGCTTCCACGTTAACACCTTCCTTGAAGAAATTGTGATTAGGAGTTGTGGAAATCTTAAATCGTTACCAGAGGGCTTATGTGACCTCACCAATCTTCAAGTCTTTAAGATTTGGGACTGTGAAAGTCTTGTTTCTTTCCCAAGAGGAGGGTTGCCAACAAGAACCTCCAGCTTGAAAGAGATCGAGGTTATGAATTGTGATAACTTAGAGGCCCTTCCTAAAGACATGCAGAACCTCCACTGTCTTCAGAGTTTGAGGATTTCATACTGTGACGGTTTCGCTCCATTTCTAGACAAGGGTTTGCCATCCAACCTAACATTCCTTGAGATTCGAAATCTCAACAGTTGTAGGCCACTCCTGGAAGCTCAAGGATTGCACAGACTCACTTCTCTTAGAGCGTTGGATATCAGGGGAAATGATTCACAACTAGTGTCATTTCCACCTGACAAGGAGATGGTGCTCCCCAAATCTCTCATTCTACTTCATATTGCAGGGTTCCCGAATCTGAGGCACCTATCCAGCAAGGGCTTTCAGTTCCTCCCCTCTCTTGAATCTCTTCAAGTCTTCAGCTGTCCAAAGCTAGCATCCATTCCTGAGGAGGGACTCCCTCTTTCACTTACACAACTTCATATCTTTGGTTGTCCACTGCTAGTAAAGAACTGCAGACCTGGAAAAGGACAATACTGGCACTCCATAGCTCGCATCCCTTTCATATGGATTAAGGGTGATAAGGGAGAAGACATATTTAGAAGCTGA
- the LOC112189197 gene encoding integrator complex subunit 9, with protein sequence MKFTCLRKGGGYHFPPCHILDICGFRILLDCPLDLSALTIFSPIPSASKASSVDKPNPKCSNRSGPLDLEEPLVRKRQKVERPLDADDLIYAEPWYKTVRNLHLWNTSFIDVVLISSPMGMLGLPFLSRIKGFSAKIYVTEAAARLGQLMMEDLVSMHMEIRQLFGPEESCIPQWMKWEELKLLPSSLRDVALGKDGGEMGSWMPLYSAADVKDCMQKAQRLKYAEETCYNSTLIIKAFSSGLEIGACNWTINGPKGGIAFISSSIFGSAHAMNFDYIALQGNDTVIYSDFSSLDATEDIENDHSNFVPTTHDFSSLRNEENDEQELAKSVLHVDDNLEENQKLAFLSSHVIDSVKAGGSVLIPVGRLGIVLQLLEQISTSLDVSDLKVPIYIISSVGEELLAFTNIIPEWLCKQRQEKLFSGQPLFGHVELINEGKLHVFPAIHSPKLLMNWQEPCIVFSPHWSLRLGPAVHFLQRWCGDQNSLLILENELDVELALLPFKPMAMKVLQCSFLSGIRLQKVQPLLNILQPKVLLFPKDLKLINSSKSTAFSIFQYCPDETLCIPSLKDKSELEIATDLAFHFDWRNLKQGNISMTRLKGELFREHGKQRLIPGYVQESSEIRQLVHWGSPDLDRLMTVLSGRGIKGTLRKASRGSESENVASAVLVNDPSQALIEVKETSTVITATSENLASIIFESIGSVLDGI encoded by the exons ATGAAGTTT ACATGTTTGAGGAAAGGTGGTGGTTACCATTTCCCACCTTGTCACATACTCGATATATGTGGTTTTAGGATTTTATTGGATTGCCCATTAGACCTTTCAGCTCTCACaatcttctctcctattccttcTGCTTCAAAAGCTAGTTCTGTAGATAAACCGAATCCCAAATGCTCAAATCGTAGTGGTCCTTTAGATTTGGAAGAACCCTTGGTTCGAAAGAGACAAAAGGTTGAAAGGCCCCTTGATGCCGATGATTTAATATATGCAGAGCCCTGGTACAAAACTGTCAGGAACTTGCACCTATGGAATACCTCTTTTATTGATgtggtattgatatcaagtccGATGGGTATGCTAGGGTTACCATTTCTTTCTCGAATAAAGGGTTTCTCTGCTAAG ATATACGTGACTGAAGCCGCAGCAAGACTTGGACAGCTTATGATGGAGGATCTTGTTTCAATGCACATGGAAATCAGGCAGCTTTTTGGACCTGAAGAGTCATGTATTCCTCAGTGGATGAAGTGGGAAGAGCTTAAGCTTCTACCATCTTCCTTGAGAGATGTAGCTTTAGGCAAAGATGGAGGAGAGATGGGTAGTTGGATGCCCTTATACAG TGCAGCAGATGTGAAGGATTGCATGCAGAAGGCTCAGAGACTTAAATATGCAGAGGAAACCTGCTACAACAGTACATTGATTATAAAGGCATTCAGTTCGGGTTTGGAAATAGGCGCTTGTAATTGGACAATAAATGGTCCAAAAGGAGGAATTGCATTCATATCTAGTTCCATCTTCGGTTCTGCTCATGCAATGAATTTTGATTATATTGCTCTTCAAGGGAATGATACTGTAATATATTCGGATTTTTCTTCCTTGGATGCTACAGAAGATATTGAGAATGATCACAGTAACTTCGTTCCAACTACACATGATTTTTCATCTCTCAG aaatgaagaaaatgatgaacAAGAGTTGGCCAAGTCGGTACTTCATGTTGATGATAATCTGGAGGAAAATCAGAAACTAGCTTTTTTGTCCTCCCATGTCATTGATTCTGTAAAAGCTGGGGGTTCGGTCCTTATTCCAGTTGGTCGACTTGGAATTGTTCTGCAGCTGTTAGAACAAATATCAACTTCACTggatgtttcggatttgaag GTTCCTATTTATATTATTTCTTCTGTAGGTGAAGAATTATTGGCTTTCACCAACATTATACCTGAATGGCTATGCAAACAGCGGCAAGAAAAG CTGTTTTCTGGTCAGCCATTGTTTGGACATGTCGAGCTGATAAATGAGGGGAAGCTTCATGTGTTTCCAGCCATCCATTCACCTAAATTATT AATGAATTGGCAGGAGCCATGCATAGTTTTCTCTCCTCACTGGAGTCTGCGGCTTGGTCCTGCTGTTCATTTCCTGCAGCGCTGGTGTGGGGATCAGAACTCTCTGCTCATTCTTGAG AATGAATTGGATGTTGAGCTGGCTCTCTTGCCTTTCAAGCCAATGGCAATGAAGGTTCTTCAGTGCTCATTTCTTTCTGGGATAAG GTTGCAGAAAGTTCAACCATTGCTGAACATATTGCAACCAAAAGTTCTCCTG TTCCCCAAGGATTTGAAGCTGATTAACTCTTCAAAATCAACTGCATTCTCAATCTTCCAGTACTGCCCTGATGAAACATTATGTATCCCAAGCTTGAAGGACAAGTCAGAACTAGAGATTGCAACAGACTTGGCTTTCCACTTTGATTGGAGAAATTTGAAACAGGGAAATATTAGTATGACAAGGTTGAAGGGAGAGCTTTTCAGAGAGCATGGCAAACAACGGTTGATACCTGGATATGTGCAGGAGTCCTCAGAGATCAGACAACTGGTACACTGGGGTTCACCTGATTTGGATAGGCTAATGACAGTATTGTCAGGCAGGGGCATCAAGGGTACTCTCCGAAAAGCAAGTAGAGGTTCTGAATCAGAAAATGTTGCTTCTGCAGTTCTTGTAAATGATCCTAGCCAAGCACTTATAGAAGTCAAAGAAACTAGCACAGTTATTACTGCTACTAGTGAAAATTTAGCTTCCATAATTTTTGAATCTATAGGAAGTGTTCTAGATGGCATTTAG
- the LOC112177700 gene encoding annexin D4 codes for MALTDELKTLNNAFSGLGVDEKSLISILGNSHPEERKCFRKGTPHLFKEDERLFERWNDDRVRLLKHEFMRFKNAVVLWAMHPWERDARLVKEALKKGPEVYGVIVEIACTRSSEELLGARKAYHSLFDHSIEEDVAYHIDGPEKKLLVALVSAYRYEGAKVKDDTAKSEAQTLSHAIKNADKTNPIEDDEVIRILSTRSKAHLREVYKHYKEISGQNIDEDLDVALRLKETVQCLCTPQTYFSKVLELALRNDVDKNTKKGLTRVIVTRADTDMKEIKEDYENQYGVSLSNKIEETANGNYKDFLLTLVART; via the exons ATGGCTCTCACTGATGAGTTGAAGACTCTCAACAACGCTTTCTCAG GGCTTGGAGTTGATGAGAAGTCATTGATATCAATATTGGGAAACTCGCATCCTGAGGAGAGGAAATGTTTCAGGAAAGGAACTCCCCATCTTTTCAAAGAGGATGAACGCCTCTTTGAGAGATGGAACGATGACCGTGTCAGACTTCTCAAGCATGAATTCATGCGCTTTAAG AATGCTGTGGTGTTATGGGCTATGCATCCATGGGAAAGAGATGCTCGCTTGGTGAAGGAGGCTTTGAAGAAAGGGCCAGAAGTCTATGGTGTCATTGTAGAGATTGCATGCACTAGATCCTCAGAAGAGCTATTAGGAGCTAGAAAGGCCTACCATTCCCTCTTTGACCACTCCATTGAAGAAGATGTTGCCTACCACATTGATGGCCCTGAAAAAAAG CTCTTGGTTGCACTTGTTAGTGCCTATAGGTATGAAGGAGCAAAGGTTAAAGATGACACCGCAAAATCTGAGGCACAAACACTCTCTCATGCCATTAAGAATGCAGATAAGACAAACCCCATCGAAGATGATGAGGTGATTAGGATACTATCAACAAGGAGCAAGGCCCATCTCCGGGAAGTATATAAACACTACAAGGAGATTTCTGGCCAGAACATCGATGAG GATCTTGATGTTGCTTTGAGGTTAAAAGAGACGGTGCAATGCCTATGTACTCCTCAGACATATTTCAGCAAG GTGCTGGAATTGGCATTGAGGAATGATGTGGATAAGAACACCAAAAAGGGACTGACTAGAGTAATTGTGACCCGAGCTGACACAGATATGAAAGAGATCAAAGAGGATTACGAGAACCAATATGGAGTTTCTCTATCCAATAAAATTGAAGAGACAGCTAATGGGAACTATAAGGATTTCTTGCTTACCTTGGTTGCAAGGACCTAG